One part of the Clostridium thermosuccinogenes genome encodes these proteins:
- a CDS encoding BCCT family transporter produces the protein MKNLRPVAFWIPVILFISACAYNFVDQEGFVKVINNANAWLMGNFAWAFCLGVLVMLGVVIFLMFSKFGDVRIGGRNAAPMFDDVRYFSIVLTSIIAIGILFWATSEPLYHMTAPPESLNIQPNSPDAVVFAMSTLFIHWGFLPLAIYAIPSIMFAFAFYNMRKPYTLGSMLTPVFGDKVLGKWSQGIDAVCMYSLIAGMSASLGTGILSIAGGLKYLTKIQTGAFLWAMVDIAIVATFVISSITGLFNGIKKLSEINFVVFIFLAIFVFVFGPTFFMLNLGVEAFANHLQTFFQKAAFTGAAAGDPWAGWWTIFYWCNWLAWAPISGMFLGRISYGQTIRKAVMVIFVLPALFDILWMVIFGGAAIRMELDGGMLSQAMAAGPEFAVYALLDKYPVVEITIPIFIICMFLSYVTGSDAYTTTLGGMSTTGISPKSPEPSAKIKIFWGAIIGTVSWIMITSSGIDGVKMLSNLGGGPALVLELLICISLVKVALNPKTYDTFKNDYTEDGTPIKSVTKKAIMSEEAVIDVIMSETNDS, from the coding sequence ATGAAGAACCTTAGGCCTGTCGCATTTTGGATTCCGGTAATACTCTTTATTAGCGCCTGTGCCTACAACTTTGTGGACCAGGAAGGCTTTGTCAAAGTGATTAATAACGCCAATGCCTGGCTGATGGGCAATTTTGCCTGGGCCTTTTGCCTGGGGGTGCTTGTCATGCTTGGGGTAGTCATTTTTCTAATGTTTTCCAAGTTCGGTGATGTACGAATCGGAGGCCGTAATGCGGCTCCCATGTTCGATGATGTCAGGTATTTTTCTATTGTTCTTACAAGCATAATTGCAATCGGAATACTATTCTGGGCGACTTCCGAGCCGCTTTACCATATGACAGCTCCGCCCGAATCGCTGAATATTCAGCCAAACAGTCCTGATGCTGTCGTCTTTGCAATGTCCACACTGTTTATTCACTGGGGTTTCCTGCCCCTTGCGATCTATGCAATTCCATCGATTATGTTCGCCTTTGCTTTTTACAATATGAGAAAACCCTACACCCTTGGTTCAATGCTGACCCCTGTTTTTGGTGACAAGGTTTTGGGGAAATGGTCCCAGGGTATTGATGCGGTCTGCATGTATTCGTTGATCGCAGGAATGTCGGCTTCCCTTGGAACGGGTATTCTTTCAATAGCCGGAGGGCTCAAATATTTAACTAAAATTCAGACAGGAGCTTTTCTTTGGGCTATGGTGGATATTGCCATTGTCGCTACCTTTGTAATATCATCCATAACAGGCTTGTTTAATGGCATTAAAAAGCTTTCGGAAATCAATTTTGTGGTATTCATCTTCCTGGCTATCTTTGTATTTGTTTTCGGTCCCACCTTTTTCATGCTGAATCTGGGGGTGGAAGCTTTCGCAAATCATTTACAGACCTTTTTCCAGAAAGCAGCTTTTACAGGTGCTGCTGCCGGGGATCCATGGGCTGGCTGGTGGACAATTTTCTACTGGTGCAATTGGCTGGCATGGGCTCCAATTTCGGGCATGTTCCTCGGGAGAATTTCCTATGGACAGACTATCAGAAAAGCGGTCATGGTTATATTTGTTCTCCCGGCACTTTTCGATATTCTCTGGATGGTGATTTTCGGAGGTGCGGCTATCAGAATGGAATTGGACGGCGGAATGCTGTCGCAGGCAATGGCAGCCGGACCTGAATTTGCCGTATACGCACTGCTTGATAAGTATCCTGTCGTAGAAATCACAATACCTATCTTTATCATCTGTATGTTTCTCTCCTATGTCACCGGTTCCGACGCCTACACAACTACCCTCGGCGGCATGAGCACAACAGGAATATCTCCCAAGTCTCCCGAACCGTCTGCAAAAATCAAGATTTTTTGGGGAGCCATCATCGGTACAGTCAGCTGGATCATGATCACTTCATCGGGAATCGACGGAGTCAAAATGCTCTCGAATCTTGGCGGCGGTCCCGCTCTTGTTCTCGAGCTGTTGATCTGTATCTCACTGGTGAAGGTTGCGCTGAATCCGAAAACGTATGACACTTTCAAGAATGACTATACTGAGGACGGAACACCCATCAAGTCGGTTACCAAGAAGGCAATCATGTCGGAGGAAGCTGTGATCGATGTTATTATGAGTGAAACAAACGACTCGTAA
- a CDS encoding YciI family protein yields MKKQFIYVLKLIPALLKEENWTAKEEEIVGRHFKKLQELLKKGKLILAGKTDGLDEKTFGIVIFEADSEEEARKIMNSDPAVAEGIMKAELSPYRVALMRESV; encoded by the coding sequence TTGAAAAAACAGTTTATATACGTATTAAAGCTAATACCGGCCTTATTAAAAGAAGAGAATTGGACTGCAAAGGAAGAAGAAATTGTAGGCAGGCACTTTAAAAAGCTGCAGGAGTTACTAAAAAAGGGAAAGCTTATTTTAGCAGGTAAAACTGACGGATTGGATGAAAAGACCTTTGGCATTGTTATTTTTGAGGCCGATTCAGAAGAGGAAGCAAGAAAAATTATGAATAGCGACCCTGCAGTTGCAGAAGGAATAATGAAGGCAGAACTGTCCCCTTATAGGGTTGCATTAATGAGAGAATCTGTTTGA
- a CDS encoding DUF1801 domain-containing protein — MAELKTKQHDGDVFEFINSYANTEQKRHDSYELVKLMQRVTGYPPKMWGSSMIGFGSYHYKSEHSRQEGDWPLVAFSPRKAAISLYVFTGNPEHEYLLDDLGKFSKGKGCIYIKRLSDINIEALERLIRVTIDYLEDKYGRNQ; from the coding sequence ATGGCAGAATTAAAGACCAAGCAGCACGATGGTGATGTTTTTGAATTTATTAACTCCTATGCCAATACCGAGCAAAAGCGTCATGATAGCTATGAACTTGTAAAGCTGATGCAAAGGGTTACAGGATATCCTCCAAAGATGTGGGGTTCTTCGATGATCGGGTTTGGCAGCTATCATTATAAATCTGAGCACAGCAGACAGGAAGGAGATTGGCCATTGGTGGCATTTTCGCCCCGTAAAGCAGCAATCTCATTATATGTATTTACAGGAAATCCGGAGCATGAGTATTTGCTGGACGACTTGGGAAAGTTTTCAAAGGGTAAGGGCTGCATCTATATTAAGCGGTTGTCTGACATCAATATAGAAGCACTTGAAAGGCTAATTCGAGTCACAATTGATTACTTAGAAGATAAATATGGGAGAAATCAATAG
- the tadA gene encoding tRNA adenosine(34) deaminase TadA: protein MKPADTSLSKKEGPTHEWFMKQALKEAKKAYDKDETPVGAVIVKGDKIIARGHNLKELKQDPTMHAEISALQKASKKLGTWRLNDCDMYVTLEPCTMCAGAILHARINRLFIGAPDPKAGAVGSVINVLEVEQFNHRVEVMQGVLEDECSDILKRFFRELRARKSK, encoded by the coding sequence TTGAAGCCGGCAGATACCAGCTTATCAAAAAAAGAAGGACCTACCCATGAATGGTTTATGAAACAAGCTCTGAAGGAAGCAAAAAAAGCTTATGATAAGGATGAAACACCCGTAGGTGCCGTAATAGTGAAAGGTGACAAAATAATTGCCCGAGGCCACAACCTTAAAGAGTTGAAGCAGGACCCGACTATGCACGCTGAAATATCAGCCCTGCAGAAGGCATCCAAAAAGCTGGGAACATGGCGTTTGAATGACTGCGATATGTATGTGACCTTAGAGCCTTGCACCATGTGCGCCGGCGCCATCCTTCATGCACGGATCAACCGTCTGTTCATCGGCGCTCCCGATCCCAAAGCAGGAGCTGTCGGATCAGTGATAAATGTTTTGGAGGTTGAGCAGTTCAACCACAGGGTTGAAGTGATGCAGGGAGTTCTTGAGGATGAATGTTCGGATATCTTAAAGAGATTTTTTAGAGAGTTGAGGGCACGAAAATCAAAATAG